The Lysobacter enzymogenes genome window below encodes:
- a CDS encoding carbohydrate kinase family protein: protein MSAVPPSPGASASGANAAIVCFGEALIDFLARPASSAGEPRHFVEYAGGAPANVAVAAARLGAHARFVGMLGQDMFGDFIAEQLNGYGVDTRDVRRTSEAKTALAFVSLDGDGERSFSFYRPPAADLLFRDGDFRADGFADAGVFHVCSNSLTEEAIAAATLAGMRRARLAGALVSMDMNLRPSLWPAGFDPAPRLLAALLEADLIKLCGSEFEFLARHLGGEEAALQRLWHGYATCVLITDGATPIRWFTRTRSGTAATFKVSPSDTTGAGDAFVGGLLRRLVALGVSAANFNDFLQREDELIEALRYAAAVGALATTRHGAFAAMPSAADVERLMQEQA from the coding sequence ATGTCCGCCGTACCCCCTTCGCCCGGCGCCAGCGCCAGCGGCGCGAACGCCGCGATCGTCTGCTTCGGCGAAGCCTTGATCGATTTCCTCGCCCGTCCGGCCAGCAGCGCCGGCGAGCCGCGCCATTTCGTCGAATACGCCGGCGGCGCGCCGGCCAACGTCGCGGTCGCCGCGGCGCGGCTCGGCGCGCATGCGCGCTTCGTCGGCATGCTCGGCCAGGACATGTTCGGCGACTTCATCGCCGAACAGCTCAACGGCTATGGCGTGGACACGCGCGACGTGCGCCGCACCAGCGAAGCCAAAACCGCGCTGGCCTTCGTTTCGCTCGACGGCGACGGCGAACGCAGTTTCAGCTTCTACCGCCCGCCCGCGGCCGACCTGCTGTTCCGCGACGGCGATTTCCGCGCCGACGGCTTCGCCGACGCCGGCGTGTTCCACGTGTGCTCGAACAGCCTCACCGAGGAAGCCATCGCCGCTGCGACGCTGGCCGGCATGCGCCGCGCGCGCCTGGCCGGCGCGCTGGTCAGCATGGACATGAACCTGCGCCCGTCGCTGTGGCCGGCCGGCTTCGACCCGGCGCCGCGGCTGCTGGCGGCGCTGCTGGAAGCCGACCTGATCAAGCTGTGCGGCAGCGAGTTCGAGTTCCTCGCCCGCCACCTCGGCGGCGAGGAAGCCGCGTTGCAGCGGCTGTGGCACGGCTACGCGACCTGCGTGCTGATCACCGACGGCGCGACCCCGATCCGCTGGTTCACCCGCACCCGCAGCGGCACCGCCGCGACCTTCAAGGTCTCGCCGAGCGACACCACCGGCGCCGGCGACGCCTTCGTCGGCGGCCTGCTGCGCCGGCTGGTCGCGCTCGGCGTGAGCGCGGCCAATTTCAACGACTTCCTCCAGCGCGAAGACGAACTTATCGAGGCGCTGCGTTACGCCGCCGCCGTCGGCGCGCTGGCCACCACCCGTCACGGCGCGTTCGCGGCCATGCCCAGCGCCGCCGATGTCGAACGACTGATGCAGGAACAAGCATGA
- a CDS encoding sugar MFS transporter has product MSRRVMSYTAALAVVTTIFFTWGGLTSLNDVLIPHLKAVFNMNYAQSMLIQSTFFGAYFLMSLPASRVVAKFGYKHSIVIGLIVAAIGAAMFFPAARIPSYPLFLGALFVLASGITVLQVSANPYISLLGDPAGAPSRLNLAQALNSLGTTVFPTFIGPLILSAAVLTDAQLNAMSVAEKAAYRAHEAAAVQMPYMIIAGCLVLLAVFVYAMRIPPLTESTESADPAHHSFGEVLSQRHLLFGVIAIFVYVGAEVSIGSFLVNYLSEPQIAGFDHATASKYLGLYWGGAMVGRFVGAVLLRFLDARKLLAVAAVAAIALLALTMATQGNVAMWTVLSIGLFNSVMFPTIFTIAIERLGPMTSKASSLLIMAIVGGAVIPLLQGVLSDRIGIQHSFVIPAVCYAFIVWYGLSGSRIRAGQGQHASAQASGVMH; this is encoded by the coding sequence ATGAGCCGTCGCGTCATGTCCTACACCGCCGCGCTGGCGGTGGTGACCACGATCTTCTTCACCTGGGGCGGCCTGACCAGCCTCAACGACGTGCTGATCCCGCATCTCAAAGCCGTGTTCAACATGAACTACGCGCAGTCGATGCTGATCCAGTCGACCTTCTTCGGCGCCTACTTCCTGATGTCGCTGCCGGCCAGCCGGGTGGTGGCGAAGTTCGGCTACAAGCACAGCATCGTCATCGGCCTGATCGTCGCCGCGATCGGCGCGGCGATGTTCTTCCCGGCCGCGCGCATTCCCTCGTATCCGCTGTTCCTCGGCGCGCTGTTCGTGCTCGCCAGCGGCATCACCGTGCTGCAGGTGTCGGCCAATCCTTACATCAGCCTGCTCGGCGATCCGGCCGGCGCGCCGAGCCGGCTGAATCTGGCGCAGGCGCTGAACTCGCTCGGCACCACGGTGTTCCCGACCTTCATCGGCCCGCTGATCCTGTCCGCGGCGGTGCTCACCGACGCTCAGTTGAACGCGATGTCGGTCGCCGAAAAAGCCGCCTACCGCGCGCACGAGGCCGCGGCGGTGCAGATGCCGTACATGATCATCGCCGGCTGCCTGGTGCTGCTGGCGGTGTTCGTTTACGCGATGCGCATCCCGCCGCTGACCGAATCCACCGAGAGCGCCGACCCGGCCCACCACAGCTTCGGCGAAGTGTTGAGCCAGCGCCATCTGCTGTTCGGCGTGATCGCGATCTTCGTCTACGTCGGCGCCGAGGTCTCGATCGGCAGCTTCCTCGTCAATTATCTGTCCGAGCCGCAGATCGCCGGCTTCGATCACGCCACCGCCAGCAAATACCTCGGCCTGTACTGGGGCGGCGCGATGGTCGGCCGCTTCGTCGGCGCGGTGCTGCTGCGCTTCCTCGACGCGCGCAAGCTGCTGGCGGTGGCCGCGGTCGCGGCGATCGCGCTGCTGGCGCTGACCATGGCCACCCAGGGCAACGTGGCGATGTGGACGGTGCTGTCGATCGGCCTGTTCAACTCGGTCATGTTCCCGACCATCTTCACCATCGCCATCGAACGGCTCGGGCCGATGACCAGCAAGGCGTCGAGCCTGCTGATCATGGCCATCGTCGGCGGCGCGGTGATTCCGCTGCTGCAGGGCGTGTTGTCCGACCGCATCGGCATCCAGCACTCGTTCGTGATTCCGGCGGTCTGCTACGCCTTCATCGTCTGGTACGGCCTGTCCGGCTCGCGCATCCGCGCGGGGCAAGGCCAGCACGCCAGCGCCCAAGCTTCGGGAGTGATGCATTGA
- a CDS encoding LacI family DNA-binding transcriptional regulator, whose product MNDAPAPRGRVTLADIARACGLSRATVSLVLRGSPLVHADTRARVEAELKRQGYVYHRGAANLRRKVSTGVALVINDLSNPFFAEFAAGVDEWLATAGYVTLLGSTNESVERQQAVLTSLIEHDPAGIILSPAEGSDGNRLRSQVGERTPVLVFNRELEGTPWDFLALDNTHGARLATRHLLDRGHRRIAFFGGHRDSSSCRQRRQGYREALAEAGIEPEPQWLVECAPTRLEAAQQTGALFVRDPAPTAAVCYNDAVALGLMAGLVSRGRRAGADFAVVGFDDIPEAAVASPPLTTIAVDPRARGRQAAELILKRLREPAMPRAHTIAPVRLQARSSSEVHLPGESA is encoded by the coding sequence ATGAACGACGCGCCCGCCCCCCGAGGCAGGGTCACCCTGGCCGATATCGCCCGCGCCTGCGGCCTGTCGCGCGCGACCGTGTCGCTGGTGCTGCGCGGCAGCCCGCTGGTCCACGCCGACACCCGCGCCCGGGTCGAAGCCGAGCTCAAGCGCCAAGGCTACGTCTATCACCGCGGCGCGGCCAATCTGCGGCGCAAGGTGTCGACCGGCGTGGCCCTGGTCATCAACGACCTGTCCAACCCGTTCTTCGCCGAATTCGCCGCCGGCGTCGACGAATGGCTGGCCACCGCCGGCTACGTCACCCTGCTCGGCAGCACCAACGAATCGGTCGAGCGCCAGCAGGCGGTGCTGACCTCGCTGATCGAGCACGACCCGGCCGGCATCATCCTGTCGCCGGCCGAGGGCAGCGACGGCAACCGGCTGCGCAGCCAGGTCGGCGAACGCACGCCGGTGCTGGTGTTCAACCGCGAGCTCGAAGGCACGCCCTGGGATTTCCTCGCCCTCGACAACACCCACGGCGCGCGCCTGGCGACGCGCCACCTGCTCGACCGCGGCCACCGCCGCATCGCCTTCTTCGGCGGCCACCGCGATTCGTCCTCGTGCCGGCAGCGCCGCCAGGGCTATCGCGAGGCGCTGGCCGAAGCCGGGATCGAGCCCGAACCGCAGTGGCTGGTCGAATGCGCGCCCACGCGCCTGGAAGCGGCGCAGCAAACCGGCGCGCTGTTCGTGCGCGACCCGGCCCCGACCGCGGCGGTCTGCTACAACGACGCGGTCGCGCTCGGCCTGATGGCCGGCCTGGTCTCGCGCGGCCGCCGCGCCGGCGCCGACTTCGCCGTGGTCGGCTTCGACGACATTCCCGAAGCCGCGGTCGCCTCGCCGCCGCTGACGACCATCGCGGTGGATCCGCGCGCGCGCGGCCGCCAGGCCGCCGAGCTGATCCTCAAGCGTCTGCGCGAACCGGCCATGCCGCGCGCCCACACCATCGCCCCGGTGCGCTTGCAGGCCCGCAGCAGCAGCGAGGTTCACTTGCCCGGAGAGTCCGCATGA
- a CDS encoding GH92 family glycosyl hydrolase → MARPIQSRTTPSRPDPAAPPPAFILRWPALAAALALFAASFAAPAAPSADAGRRAFEAVDPFIGTGGEGHTFPGATVPFGMVQLSPDTEIKPRKEAYGWAAGYRHGDKTIVGFSHTHFSGTGHSDLGDVLVMPIAGAVKLERGDSATPRSGYRSAFRHDDEIAQPGYYAVTLDDYKIRAELTASERVGVHRYRYPKGQAAHVLIDLRTSMYDYPGKVQWSRVRLRADGTVTGFRETRGWAPGRQLYFAMRFSRPVSGHAFHDTEADVVYKGFPPPGEKDPTQRAQIEGRQVVASLDFKDAPGQELIVKVAISPVSEDSAIANLDAEVPGFDFDRVRAQARERWSEALSAIDADGTEPMRKSFYTALYHTLMGPSLFMDSDGRYRGPDNAVHEAKGFRYHSTFSLWDTYRALHPLLTLVQPEQRNNDFVNSLLASRKHSPYGILPVWAFHGQETWCMIGYHAVPVIADAYMKGIRGFDANEALDAMVASADYDPYDGIAQYKQLGYVPIDEEGEAASKTLEYAFDDWTIARMAGEMGRKDIAARFEKRAGNWKHAFDAKTGFMRARKRDGSFREPFDPSASGYGSDYTEGNAWQYSWYVPQDVAGLAKAHGGGDKLIARLDQVFEAKVDPKIFAHMEDITGLIGWYAHGNEPSHHVAYLYGYAGQPWRTQERLKQIMDSQYAPRPDGLAGNDDLGQMSAWYVFTALGFYPVAPASNEYIIGRPFLPKATLNLPNGKRFTVVADGLDAAHTYIGSATLNGQPLDRAFLRHEEILAGGELRFVMQAQPNREWASHPKQLPYSMSAAR, encoded by the coding sequence ATGGCCCGGCCGATCCAGTCCCGAACGACCCCCTCCCGCCCCGATCCGGCCGCGCCGCCGCCCGCCTTCATCCTGCGCTGGCCGGCCCTGGCCGCCGCGCTGGCGCTGTTCGCCGCCAGCTTCGCCGCGCCGGCCGCGCCGTCGGCCGACGCGGGCCGCCGCGCGTTCGAGGCGGTCGACCCGTTCATCGGCACCGGCGGCGAGGGCCACACCTTCCCCGGTGCGACGGTCCCGTTCGGCATGGTCCAGCTCAGCCCGGACACCGAGATCAAGCCGCGCAAGGAGGCCTACGGCTGGGCCGCCGGCTACCGCCACGGCGACAAGACCATCGTCGGTTTCTCGCATACGCATTTCTCCGGCACCGGCCATTCGGATCTCGGCGACGTGCTGGTGATGCCGATCGCCGGCGCGGTCAAGCTCGAACGCGGCGATTCGGCGACGCCGCGCAGCGGCTACCGCTCCGCGTTCCGCCACGACGACGAAATCGCCCAGCCGGGCTATTACGCCGTCACCCTCGACGACTACAAGATCCGCGCCGAACTGACCGCCAGCGAGCGCGTCGGCGTGCATCGCTACCGCTATCCGAAAGGGCAGGCGGCGCACGTGCTGATCGACCTGCGCACGAGCATGTACGACTACCCCGGCAAGGTGCAGTGGTCGCGCGTGCGCCTGCGCGCCGACGGCACCGTCACCGGTTTCCGCGAAACCCGCGGCTGGGCGCCGGGGCGGCAGTTGTACTTCGCCATGCGCTTCTCGCGGCCGGTCAGCGGCCATGCGTTCCACGACACCGAAGCCGATGTCGTCTACAAAGGCTTCCCGCCGCCGGGCGAGAAAGACCCGACCCAGCGTGCGCAGATCGAAGGCCGGCAAGTGGTCGCCAGCCTCGATTTCAAGGACGCGCCGGGCCAGGAACTGATCGTCAAGGTCGCGATCTCGCCGGTCAGCGAAGACAGCGCCATCGCCAACCTCGACGCCGAAGTGCCCGGTTTCGATTTCGACCGCGTGCGCGCGCAGGCGCGCGAGCGCTGGAGCGAAGCTCTGTCGGCGATCGACGCCGACGGCACCGAGCCGATGCGCAAGAGCTTCTACACCGCGCTCTACCACACGCTGATGGGGCCGAGCCTGTTCATGGACAGCGACGGCCGCTACCGCGGCCCGGACAACGCGGTGCACGAGGCCAAGGGCTTCCGCTACCACTCCACGTTCTCGCTGTGGGACACCTACCGCGCGCTGCATCCATTGCTGACCCTGGTGCAGCCGGAGCAGCGCAACAACGACTTCGTCAATTCGCTGCTGGCCTCGCGCAAGCACAGCCCATACGGGATCCTGCCGGTGTGGGCGTTCCACGGCCAGGAGACGTGGTGCATGATCGGTTACCACGCCGTGCCGGTGATCGCCGATGCTTATATGAAAGGCATTCGCGGCTTCGATGCGAACGAAGCGTTGGACGCGATGGTCGCCAGCGCCGACTACGACCCGTACGACGGCATCGCCCAGTACAAGCAGTTGGGCTATGTGCCGATCGACGAAGAAGGCGAGGCGGCGTCGAAGACGCTGGAGTATGCGTTCGACGACTGGACCATCGCGCGCATGGCCGGCGAGATGGGCCGCAAGGACATCGCCGCGCGGTTCGAAAAGCGCGCCGGCAACTGGAAGCATGCGTTCGACGCGAAGACCGGATTCATGCGCGCGCGCAAGCGCGACGGCAGCTTCCGCGAACCGTTCGACCCCAGCGCCAGCGGCTACGGCAGCGACTACACCGAAGGCAACGCCTGGCAGTACTCGTGGTACGTGCCGCAGGACGTCGCCGGACTGGCGAAGGCGCACGGCGGCGGCGACAAGCTGATCGCGCGGCTCGACCAGGTGTTCGAGGCCAAGGTCGATCCCAAGATTTTCGCCCACATGGAAGACATCACCGGCCTGATCGGCTGGTACGCGCACGGCAACGAACCCAGCCACCACGTCGCCTATCTCTACGGCTACGCCGGCCAGCCCTGGCGCACCCAGGAACGGCTCAAGCAGATCATGGACAGCCAGTACGCGCCGCGTCCCGACGGTTTGGCCGGCAACGACGACCTCGGCCAGATGTCGGCGTGGTACGTGTTCACCGCGCTGGGCTTCTATCCGGTCGCGCCGGCCAGCAACGAATACATCATCGGCCGGCCGTTCCTGCCGAAGGCCACGCTGAACCTGCCCAACGGCAAGCGTTTCACGGTGGTCGCCGACGGGCTCGACGCCGCCCACACCTACATCGGCAGCGCCACGCTCAACGGCCAACCGCTCGATCGCGCGTTCCTGCGCCACGAGGAAATCCTCGCCGGCGGCGAGCTGCGCTTCGTCATGCAGGCGCAGCCGAATCGCGAGTGGGCGAGCCATCCCAAGCAGTTGCCGTACTCGATGAGCGCCGCGCGCTGA
- a CDS encoding alginate lyase family protein — protein sequence MSRTTPFRFHVLALALLACAAGSVQAADYSNLAPDVAAAAAPTAVPPFKHPGLLMTQNRLASIRTAVQSGNSSAMKTGFNRLLQDSRGSHTYAHQALATVEVVRAAGGPQEGRWKNDGFAAYLNALRWAVTGDTRNRDKAIQILDAWSGKFTGFTLAPGTDAPQAWLEAAWGLPVWASAAEILRHHDGGSAGWPQASQDRFNGYINKLYGYANQASSRTNNWGVSGALAMMATGVYQDDANRYNAGLNRIKQLLPGIVYSSGEVQELAARDCHHPQYSLAAIAQAAEMATIQGDTSIWLLKVGNEAQPRFSRGLEYMAKSILYGEGVRDCRSNGLYPGYSEIAVNGYMNRGTPIPNFQNATKRGRPDGNAAEFIGWSAATHGRDDF from the coding sequence ATGTCGCGTACGACTCCGTTCCGCTTCCACGTCCTGGCCTTGGCCCTGCTCGCCTGCGCCGCCGGTTCCGTTCAAGCCGCCGATTACAGCAACCTCGCTCCCGACGTCGCGGCCGCCGCCGCACCGACCGCGGTGCCGCCGTTCAAACACCCCGGCCTGCTGATGACCCAAAACCGCCTCGCCAGCATCCGCACCGCGGTGCAGTCCGGCAACAGCAGCGCGATGAAGACCGGCTTCAACCGCCTGCTGCAGGACAGCCGTGGTTCGCACACCTACGCGCATCAGGCGCTGGCGACGGTGGAAGTCGTACGCGCGGCAGGTGGGCCGCAAGAGGGTCGCTGGAAGAACGATGGGTTCGCGGCGTACTTGAACGCGCTGCGCTGGGCCGTGACCGGCGATACGCGCAATCGCGACAAGGCGATCCAGATCCTCGATGCGTGGTCGGGCAAGTTCACCGGTTTCACTCTCGCACCGGGTACCGACGCGCCGCAGGCGTGGCTGGAGGCGGCGTGGGGTTTGCCGGTGTGGGCGAGCGCGGCGGAGATCCTGCGCCATCACGACGGCGGCTCGGCGGGTTGGCCGCAGGCGTCGCAGGATCGCTTCAACGGCTACATCAACAAGCTTTACGGGTACGCGAATCAGGCCTCGAGCCGGACCAACAACTGGGGCGTGTCCGGGGCGTTGGCGATGATGGCAACCGGCGTGTATCAGGACGACGCCAATCGTTACAACGCCGGGCTCAACCGGATCAAGCAGCTGCTCCCGGGCATCGTCTACAGCAGCGGCGAAGTGCAGGAGTTGGCGGCGCGCGATTGCCACCATCCGCAGTATTCGCTGGCGGCGATCGCGCAGGCGGCGGAAATGGCGACGATCCAGGGCGACACCAGCATCTGGCTGCTCAAGGTCGGCAACGAGGCGCAGCCGCGCTTCTCGCGCGGGCTGGAGTACATGGCCAAGTCGATCCTGTACGGCGAAGGCGTGCGCGATTGCCGCTCGAACGGGCTGTATCCGGGCTACAGCGAGATCGCGGTCAACGGCTACATGAATCGCGGTACGCCGATTCCGAATTTCCAGAACGCGACCAAGCGCGGGCGGCCGGACGGCAACGCGGCCGAGTTCATCGGCTGGTCGGCAGCGACGCACGGGCGCGACGACTTCTGA